A window from Parambassis ranga chromosome 13, fParRan2.1, whole genome shotgun sequence encodes these proteins:
- the srsf7a gene encoding serine and arginine rich splicing factor 7a isoform X1, protein MSYYSSSRSSSRATDCKVYVGDLGNGAAKGELERAFSYYGPLRSVWVARNPPGFAFVEFEDPRDAEDAVKGMDGKVLCGSRVRVEMSTGLSRKGRGRPSRRQFDPNDRCYQCGDRGHYAYDCYRFSKRGRRSRSRSRSRSRSRSRSRGRRYRSRSYSRSHSRSRRRSPSYSRRRSRSGSQARSKSRTPARSRSRSRSRSRSGSAPRGRSVSRSRSRSQSANHKRTSVWWELSTALTPQLILGPGSASWRCVRPAGG, encoded by the exons ATGTCCTACTATTCCTCCTCCCGTAGCTCGTCTCGGGCCACCGACTGTAAAGTCTATGTTGGTGACCTGGGCAATGGTGCCGCTAAAGGGGAGCTGGAGCGAGCCTTTAGTTACTATGGCCCCCTGAGGAGTGTCTGGGTGGCCCGGAATCCACCCGGATTCGCCTTTGTGGAGTTTGAGGATCCCAGAGATGCTGAAGATGCTGTGAAAGGCATGGATGGAAA GGTCCTTTGTGGTTCCCGTGTCCGTGTGGAGATGTCCACTGGCCTCTCCAGGAAGGGCCGTGGGCGCCCCAGTCGCCGCCAGTTTGACCCCAATGACAGATGTTACCAGTGTGGGGACAGAGGCCATTATGCCTATGACTGCTACCGCTTCAGCAAGAGAGGACGCCGCAGCAG gtCTCGCTCTCGTTCACGCTCTCGCTCCAGGTCCAGGTCTCGCGGACGGCGTTACCGCTCTCGCTCCTACAGCCGCAGTCATAGCCG gagCCGCCGCAGATCTCCATCCTATTCCAGACGCAGAAGCAG GTCTGGTTCCCAAGCCCGATCCAAGTCCAGGACTCCAGCAAGAAG TCGCTCCAGGTCTCGGTCTCGCTCACGGTCCGGCTCTGCACCGAGAGGGCGCTCTGTCTCTCGATCACGCTCGCGATCCCAGTCAGCCAACCACAAGAGGACCAG CGTGTGGTGGGAGCTGAGCACTGCACTGACACCACAGCTGATCCTAGGCCCAGGGTCTGCCAGCTGGCGGTGTGTACGTCCTGCGGGAGGGTGA
- the srsf7a gene encoding serine and arginine rich splicing factor 7a isoform X2 — protein MSYYSSSRSSSRATDCKVYVGDLGNGAAKGELERAFSYYGPLRSVWVARNPPGFAFVEFEDPRDAEDAVKGMDGKVLCGSRVRVEMSTGLSRKGRGRPSRRQFDPNDRCYQCGDRGHYAYDCYRFSKRGRRSRSRSRSRSRSRSRSRGRRYRSRSYSRSHSRSRRRSPSYSRRRSRSGSQARSKSRTPARSRSRSRSRSRSGSAPRGRSVSRSRSRSQSANHKRTSRSRSATPHRSPTPADD, from the exons ATGTCCTACTATTCCTCCTCCCGTAGCTCGTCTCGGGCCACCGACTGTAAAGTCTATGTTGGTGACCTGGGCAATGGTGCCGCTAAAGGGGAGCTGGAGCGAGCCTTTAGTTACTATGGCCCCCTGAGGAGTGTCTGGGTGGCCCGGAATCCACCCGGATTCGCCTTTGTGGAGTTTGAGGATCCCAGAGATGCTGAAGATGCTGTGAAAGGCATGGATGGAAA GGTCCTTTGTGGTTCCCGTGTCCGTGTGGAGATGTCCACTGGCCTCTCCAGGAAGGGCCGTGGGCGCCCCAGTCGCCGCCAGTTTGACCCCAATGACAGATGTTACCAGTGTGGGGACAGAGGCCATTATGCCTATGACTGCTACCGCTTCAGCAAGAGAGGACGCCGCAGCAG gtCTCGCTCTCGTTCACGCTCTCGCTCCAGGTCCAGGTCTCGCGGACGGCGTTACCGCTCTCGCTCCTACAGCCGCAGTCATAGCCG gagCCGCCGCAGATCTCCATCCTATTCCAGACGCAGAAGCAG GTCTGGTTCCCAAGCCCGATCCAAGTCCAGGACTCCAGCAAGAAG TCGCTCCAGGTCTCGGTCTCGCTCACGGTCCGGCTCTGCACCGAGAGGGCGCTCTGTCTCTCGATCACGCTCGCGATCCCAGTCAGCCAACCACAAGAGGACCAG tcGTTCCCGTTCAGCAACTCCACACCGAAGCCCCACACCAGCGGACGACTGA